In one window of Nocardia brasiliensis DNA:
- a CDS encoding TIGR04282 family arsenosugar biosynthesis glycosyltransferase has translation MSCCPATLLVIAKAPIAGFAKTRLTPPLTPRAAATVAAAALLDTLDAVLRSAVARRVVAFTGELAAAECSDELSRVLSRFEVIPQRGDGFGARLANAHADAARFGLPVFQIGMDTPQIGPDVLTGAARELVAGDSALLGPAEDGGWWGLGLPSPQPARVLQHVPMSTDQTGELTRKALQQCGYRVNSLSLFSDVDTFADAQRVAASASHGRFAAAIRRARERGLVPL, from the coding sequence ATGAGCTGTTGTCCGGCAACGCTGTTGGTGATCGCGAAGGCGCCGATCGCCGGCTTCGCCAAGACCAGGCTCACACCGCCGCTCACGCCGCGTGCGGCGGCCACGGTGGCCGCCGCGGCGCTGCTCGACACCCTCGACGCGGTGCTGCGCAGCGCGGTCGCGCGGCGCGTCGTCGCGTTCACCGGCGAGCTGGCGGCGGCCGAGTGCAGCGACGAATTATCAAGAGTACTAAGCCGGTTCGAGGTGATACCGCAGCGCGGTGACGGTTTCGGCGCCCGCCTGGCGAACGCGCACGCCGATGCCGCGCGCTTCGGCCTGCCGGTGTTCCAGATCGGCATGGACACCCCGCAGATCGGCCCGGACGTTCTGACCGGGGCCGCTCGCGAGCTCGTCGCGGGCGACAGCGCGCTGCTCGGACCCGCCGAGGACGGTGGTTGGTGGGGCCTCGGGCTGCCGTCGCCGCAGCCTGCCCGGGTGCTCCAGCACGTCCCGATGTCCACCGATCAGACCGGCGAGCTGACGCGTAAAGCGTTGCAGCAGTGCGGATACCGGGTGAACTCCTTGTCGCTGTTCAGCGACGTCGATACCTTTGCCGACGCGCAGCGGGTCGCCGCCTCGGCATCGCACGGTCGGTTCGCCGCGGCGATCCGCCGGGCGCGCGAGCGCGGGTTGGTGCCGTTGTGA
- a CDS encoding glycosyltransferase family 2 protein — MTRNQVDPAGVTVVIPCRDEADALPEVLAALPAGYHALVVDNGSTDGTGAVALGHGATVVHEARAGYGAAVQAGIAAARTELVAVLDGDGSMDPAELPGLVELVCGGADLAVGRRRPTHAGVWPWHARLGNLLIARRLRRKYGLPVHDIGAMRVARRAGMLALGPLHQRSGYPLELLVGAARAGWRVVERDIAYRPRAGGVSKVSGSWLGTLRATKDFLAVLR; from the coding sequence GTGACTCGAAACCAGGTTGATCCCGCCGGAGTGACCGTGGTGATTCCGTGCCGGGACGAAGCTGACGCGTTGCCCGAGGTGCTCGCCGCGTTGCCCGCCGGATACCACGCCCTCGTGGTCGACAACGGCTCCACCGACGGCACCGGCGCCGTCGCGCTCGGCCACGGCGCCACGGTGGTGCACGAGGCCAGGGCGGGCTACGGCGCGGCCGTGCAGGCGGGTATCGCGGCGGCCCGCACCGAGCTGGTCGCGGTGCTCGACGGTGACGGATCGATGGATCCGGCCGAGCTGCCCGGCCTTGTCGAATTGGTGTGTGGCGGAGCCGATCTCGCGGTCGGTCGGCGACGGCCGACGCACGCCGGCGTCTGGCCGTGGCACGCCAGGCTCGGCAATCTGCTGATCGCGCGCAGGTTGCGGCGCAAATACGGGCTGCCGGTACACGATATCGGCGCGATGCGGGTGGCGCGGCGGGCCGGGATGCTCGCGCTCGGCCCGCTGCACCAGCGGTCCGGATATCCGCTCGAGCTGCTGGTCGGTGCGGCGCGCGCGGGCTGGCGGGTGGTCGAACGCGACATCGCCTATCGGCCGCGTGCCGGTGGTGTGTCGAAGGTATCGGGCTCGTGGCTCGGCACGCTGCGTGCCACCAAGGATTTCCTGGCGGTGCTGCGATGA
- a CDS encoding response regulator transcription factor, translating into MTILIADDDPVVRDVVRRYLERDGHAVRETSDGTTTLAALANQDEVIELAVLDVMMPAPDGIEICRSIRSGPRPDLPVILLTALGDEDDRVLGLEAGADDYVTKPFSPRELALRVASVLRRTQVVRDADAPVLCDGAVEVRPALRLAYVDGRPVELTPREFDLLVFLLQHPQQVYSREALLAKVWGWDFGDLSTVTVHIKRLRAKLGDGHRIETVWGRGYAWARTGNGAVDA; encoded by the coding sequence ATGACGATTCTGATCGCCGACGACGACCCCGTCGTGCGCGACGTGGTCCGCCGCTATCTCGAGCGCGACGGCCACGCGGTACGCGAAACCTCCGACGGCACAACCACACTGGCGGCGCTGGCGAACCAGGACGAGGTCATCGAGCTGGCCGTGCTCGACGTGATGATGCCCGCGCCCGACGGCATCGAGATCTGCCGCAGCATCCGCTCTGGGCCGCGACCGGACCTGCCCGTCATCCTGCTCACCGCGCTCGGCGACGAGGACGACCGGGTGCTCGGCCTGGAGGCGGGCGCCGACGACTACGTCACCAAGCCGTTCAGCCCGCGCGAGCTCGCACTGCGGGTGGCCTCGGTGCTGCGCCGTACGCAGGTGGTGCGCGACGCCGACGCGCCGGTGCTGTGCGACGGCGCCGTCGAGGTGCGTCCGGCCCTGCGGCTCGCCTACGTCGACGGCAGGCCGGTGGAACTCACCCCGCGCGAATTCGACCTGCTCGTCTTCCTGCTGCAACACCCGCAGCAGGTCTACAGCCGCGAGGCGCTGCTCGCCAAGGTGTGGGGCTGGGACTTCGGCGACCTGTCCACGGTCACCGTGCACATCAAACGGTTGCGCGCCAAACTCGGCGACGGCCACCGCATCGAAACCGTGTGGGGCCGCGGGTACGCGTGGGCACGCACCGGGAACGGAGCCGTCGATGCCTGA
- a CDS encoding sensor histidine kinase produces MPEDTTQLIVYSLACSLPVVLIGAIILRATRNRSVTTSMAVLVLIPTLATLAGVIGVSGLMFTQELRRTAVVLGIVAAVTVPAAIVLGREQARKMVWEKQVLEQERAAEQSRRELVAWVSHDLRTPLAGIRAMAEALSDGVVTGKADVASYAEQIGLETNRLSRMVDDLFEMSKINAGALRLELEPVDLRELIDEVLAANRPTAARAQVELRAEQPDSRIVVIANDQALGRVLTNLVSNAIAHTPPGGEVAISAGASDGQAWARVDDTGPGIAEADLPRIFEVAYRGTAARSPVAADGVPTGSGMGLAIAAGLVEAHQGRITAENRPTGSRFEVRLPLSDN; encoded by the coding sequence ATGCCTGAGGACACCACCCAGCTCATCGTCTATTCGCTGGCCTGCTCGCTGCCGGTCGTGCTGATCGGCGCGATCATCCTGCGCGCCACCAGGAATCGCTCGGTGACCACGAGCATGGCCGTGCTGGTGCTGATTCCGACGCTGGCCACCCTCGCGGGCGTGATCGGCGTCAGCGGATTGATGTTCACGCAGGAATTGCGGCGCACCGCCGTGGTACTCGGCATCGTCGCGGCGGTGACCGTGCCCGCCGCGATCGTGCTCGGCCGCGAGCAGGCGCGAAAGATGGTCTGGGAGAAGCAGGTCCTCGAGCAGGAACGCGCCGCGGAGCAGTCGCGGCGCGAGCTGGTCGCCTGGGTGAGCCATGATCTGCGGACACCGCTGGCGGGGATTCGCGCGATGGCCGAGGCGCTCTCCGACGGGGTCGTCACCGGCAAGGCCGATGTCGCCTCCTATGCCGAGCAGATCGGGCTGGAGACCAACCGGCTCTCCCGCATGGTCGACGACCTGTTCGAGATGTCGAAGATCAACGCGGGCGCGCTGCGCCTGGAGCTGGAGCCGGTGGATCTGCGCGAGCTGATCGACGAGGTGCTCGCGGCGAACCGGCCGACCGCCGCCCGCGCGCAGGTCGAACTCCGTGCGGAGCAACCGGATTCGCGCATCGTCGTCATAGCGAACGATCAGGCGCTCGGCCGTGTGCTGACCAATCTGGTGTCCAACGCCATCGCGCACACCCCGCCCGGCGGCGAGGTGGCCATCTCGGCTGGCGCGTCCGATGGTCAGGCGTGGGCCCGGGTCGACGACACCGGACCCGGCATCGCCGAGGCGGACCTGCCCCGCATCTTCGAGGTCGCCTATCGCGGTACCGCCGCCCGCTCCCCGGTCGCCGCCGACGGCGTCCCCACCGGCAGCGGCATGGGTTTGGCGATCGCCGCCGGTCTGGTCGAGGCGCATCAGGGCCGCATCACCGCCGAGAACCGGCCGACCGGAAGCCGTTTCGAGGTTCGGTTGCCGCTGTCGGACAACTGA
- a CDS encoding NAD-dependent epimerase/dehydratase family protein, with amino-acid sequence MTRMSRVLLTGAAGFIGAHIGRALVAAGHEVIGIDLMISAAHGPAAPVPDGIRRVDVRDADALDALLRGVDVVCHQAAVVGAGVSAQDAPAYASHNDFGTAVLLAAMDRAGCRRLVLASSMVVYGEGHYRGERCGPVRVGLRRRADLDAGMFEHRCPETGEVLGWTSVREDAPLRPRSLYAASKLAQENYAAAWAAVTGSAVTALRYHNVYGSDMPRDTPYSGVAAIFRSALEAGQPPQVFEDGGQARDFVHVTDIAAANLAAVEQPLPGFVPINVSSGRPITIVEVASTLAAARGGPDPVVTGRYRPGDVRHIVADPEQARRVLGFVAQVDPVAGLTEFAFAPLRDSTGVCAPTL; translated from the coding sequence ATGACACGAATGTCGCGGGTGCTGTTGACCGGTGCCGCCGGGTTCATCGGCGCCCATATCGGCCGGGCGCTGGTCGCCGCGGGGCACGAGGTGATCGGGATCGACCTGATGATTTCCGCGGCGCACGGGCCCGCCGCCCCGGTGCCCGACGGTATCCGGCGGGTGGACGTGCGGGACGCGGACGCGCTCGACGCGCTGCTGCGCGGCGTCGATGTCGTCTGCCATCAGGCCGCGGTGGTCGGCGCGGGCGTGAGCGCACAGGACGCGCCCGCCTATGCCAGCCACAACGACTTCGGCACGGCGGTGCTGCTGGCGGCGATGGATCGGGCAGGCTGCCGCAGGCTGGTGCTCGCGTCGTCGATGGTGGTGTACGGCGAGGGGCACTACCGCGGCGAGCGCTGCGGTCCGGTGCGGGTCGGCCTGCGCCGGCGCGCCGATCTCGACGCCGGGATGTTCGAACACCGCTGTCCGGAGACGGGGGAGGTGCTCGGCTGGACCTCGGTCCGCGAGGACGCGCCGTTACGGCCGCGCAGCCTGTACGCGGCAAGCAAACTGGCGCAGGAGAATTACGCCGCCGCGTGGGCGGCTGTAACCGGGTCCGCGGTGACCGCGCTGCGCTATCACAATGTCTACGGCAGCGATATGCCAAGGGACACACCCTATTCCGGGGTGGCCGCGATCTTCCGTTCGGCGCTGGAGGCGGGACAGCCGCCGCAGGTGTTCGAGGACGGCGGGCAGGCAAGGGATTTCGTGCACGTCACCGATATCGCCGCGGCGAACCTCGCGGCCGTCGAGCAGCCGCTGCCCGGGTTCGTTCCGATCAACGTCTCCTCCGGCCGCCCGATCACCATCGTGGAGGTGGCCTCGACGCTGGCCGCGGCGCGCGGCGGCCCGGATCCGGTGGTGACCGGACGGTACCGCCCGGGGGACGTGCGGCATATCGTCGCCGATCCCGAACAGGCCAGGCGCGTCCTGGGTTTCGTCGCTCAGGTGGATCCGGTGGCCGGGCTCACTGAGTTCGCGTTCGCGCCGTTACGCGACAGCACGGGAGTGTGTGCGCCGACCCTGTGA
- a CDS encoding winged helix DNA-binding domain-containing protein — protein sequence MTELSLRELNRTLLVRQMLARRAAMTPLELVRHLVAVQGQEPNWPYVGLWSRLTDFRHDDLAALLRERKLVRSTMIRRTVHLADVDDFRWLRPTVRPIVHAALQAAYYRDEIEGIDPVELAAAGRELLSGQILTRTELGRLLAERFPDRHARRLAEAAELLVPMAHSPVTGAWGKWGNRSVTVALADEWLGVPMRTEPDARTLILRYLAAFGPATVADMQAWAGVAKLAEVVDDMRSELRVFTDDQHRVLFDLPDAPLADPNLVVPVRFLPAFDNALLGHKDRRRIISEEDRQRIAKEASGGVPMYLVDGFVHGRWALEDSTIRVTPWHPLSAADESALRGEAERLLGFVASGQDGKIIIEG from the coding sequence ATGACGGAACTATCGCTGCGTGAGCTGAACCGAACCCTGCTGGTGCGTCAGATGCTGGCACGGCGGGCCGCGATGACTCCGTTGGAGCTTGTTCGGCATCTGGTCGCGGTGCAGGGGCAGGAACCCAATTGGCCCTATGTCGGCCTCTGGTCGCGGCTCACCGATTTCCGCCACGACGACCTGGCCGCCCTGCTGCGGGAGCGAAAACTGGTGCGCTCCACCATGATCCGCCGCACCGTGCACCTGGCCGACGTGGACGATTTCCGCTGGCTGCGCCCGACGGTGCGCCCGATCGTGCACGCCGCGTTGCAGGCGGCCTACTACCGCGACGAGATCGAGGGCATCGACCCGGTCGAACTCGCCGCCGCGGGAAGGGAATTGCTGTCCGGCCAGATCCTGACGCGCACCGAGCTGGGCCGGTTGCTCGCCGAGCGTTTCCCGGATCGGCACGCGCGCAGACTCGCCGAGGCGGCCGAACTGCTGGTGCCGATGGCGCACAGCCCGGTGACCGGGGCGTGGGGCAAATGGGGTAACCGGTCGGTGACGGTCGCGCTCGCCGACGAATGGCTCGGCGTGCCGATGCGGACCGAGCCGGACGCACGGACCCTGATCCTGCGTTACTTGGCGGCGTTCGGTCCCGCCACCGTCGCCGACATGCAGGCGTGGGCCGGGGTGGCCAAGCTCGCCGAGGTGGTCGACGACATGCGTTCGGAGCTGCGGGTTTTCACCGACGACCAGCACCGGGTGCTGTTCGATCTGCCGGACGCGCCGCTGGCCGACCCGAATCTGGTGGTGCCGGTGCGCTTCCTGCCCGCCTTCGACAACGCGCTGCTCGGGCACAAGGATCGCCGCCGGATCATCAGCGAGGAGGATCGGCAGCGGATCGCCAAGGAGGCCTCGGGCGGGGTGCCGATGTATCTGGTCGACGGTTTCGTGCACGGCCGATGGGCGTTGGAGGACAGCACCATTCGCGTCACGCCGTGGCATCCGCTCAGCGCGGCCGACGAGTCCGCACTGCGCGGCGAGGCCGAACGGCTGCTCGGGTTCGTCGCCTCCGGGCAGGACGGGAAGATCATCATCGAGGGCTGA
- a CDS encoding carboxymuconolactone decarboxylase family protein — MKLAEVAPEYYKAWFEVEKAIRRGPLNPVVRELVKIRASQINGCVFCIDLHTTDARLAGETEKRIYQLDAWRESALFDDTERAALAYAEAVTKLGEHGVSDEIWAEVEKHFDEGARAGLVAVTAMINLWNRIGVPLRMQPEG, encoded by the coding sequence ATGAAGCTCGCAGAGGTCGCCCCCGAGTACTACAAGGCGTGGTTCGAGGTGGAGAAGGCGATTCGGCGCGGCCCGCTGAACCCGGTGGTGCGTGAGCTGGTGAAGATTCGCGCGTCCCAGATCAACGGCTGCGTGTTCTGCATCGACCTGCACACCACCGACGCGCGCCTGGCAGGGGAGACCGAGAAGCGGATCTACCAGCTCGACGCCTGGCGCGAGTCCGCGCTCTTCGACGACACCGAGCGGGCCGCGCTCGCCTACGCCGAGGCGGTCACGAAACTCGGCGAACACGGTGTGAGCGACGAGATCTGGGCCGAGGTGGAAAAGCACTTCGACGAGGGCGCGCGGGCCGGACTGGTCGCGGTCACCGCGATGATCAACCTGTGGAATCGGATCGGGGTGCCGCTGCGGATGCAGCCCGAGGGCTGA
- a CDS encoding PHP domain-containing protein gives MTRDDSSPTSPAATPGPVEVLREIGFWLERARAETYRVKAYRRAADIVAGLTPEERAAHQAARSWREIAGIGPKTAAVIEQASAGVLPQYLIDQRNAAKPIGAPGKALRTRLRGDLHTHSDWSDGGSPIAEMMGVAAALGHEYCALTDHSPRLTVANGLSASRLRKQLDVVAELNERMAPFRILTGIEVDILDDGTLDQQADLLAELDIVVASVHSHLRADSATMTKRMVYAVANPNVDVLGHCTGRLVTGGRGTRPESSFDAEVVFEACRKFGTAVEINSRPERRDPPSRLLRLALEMDCLFSIDTDAHAPGQLDWQGYGCERAVANGVPAERVVNTWPLAELLAWTETAGA, from the coding sequence GTGACGCGAGACGATTCGAGCCCGACCAGCCCGGCGGCGACGCCGGGCCCGGTCGAGGTGCTGCGCGAGATCGGGTTCTGGCTCGAACGCGCGCGGGCCGAGACCTACCGGGTGAAGGCCTACCGCAGGGCCGCCGATATCGTCGCCGGGCTCACCCCGGAGGAACGCGCCGCGCATCAGGCGGCGCGCAGCTGGCGCGAGATCGCGGGGATCGGGCCGAAGACCGCCGCGGTGATCGAGCAGGCGTCGGCCGGCGTGCTGCCGCAGTACCTGATCGATCAGCGCAATGCCGCCAAGCCGATCGGCGCGCCGGGCAAGGCGCTGCGCACGCGGCTGCGCGGCGACCTGCACACCCACTCGGATTGGTCCGACGGCGGCAGCCCGATCGCCGAGATGATGGGCGTCGCCGCCGCGCTCGGCCACGAATACTGTGCGCTGACCGATCATTCGCCGCGGCTGACCGTGGCGAACGGGCTGTCCGCGAGCCGGTTGCGCAAGCAGCTGGACGTCGTCGCCGAGCTGAACGAGCGGATGGCGCCGTTCCGCATCCTGACCGGCATCGAGGTCGACATCCTCGACGACGGCACCCTGGATCAGCAGGCCGATCTGCTCGCCGAACTCGATATCGTCGTGGCCAGCGTGCACTCGCATCTGCGCGCCGACAGCGCGACGATGACCAAGCGAATGGTCTACGCCGTCGCCAACCCCAACGTGGATGTGCTCGGCCACTGCACCGGCCGGTTGGTCACCGGCGGTCGCGGCACCCGGCCCGAGTCGAGCTTCGATGCCGAGGTGGTGTTCGAGGCGTGCCGCAAGTTCGGCACCGCCGTCGAGATCAACAGCAGACCCGAACGACGCGACCCGCCGTCGCGATTGCTGCGCTTGGCGCTCGAGATGGACTGCCTGTTCTCGATCGACACCGACGCGCACGCGCCCGGTCAACTGGACTGGCAGGGCTACGGCTGCGAGCGTGCCGTGGCCAACGGCGTTCCGGCCGAACGCGTCGTCAACACCTGGCCGCTGGCCGAGTTGCTGGCGTGGACCGAGACCGCCGGAGCGTGA
- a CDS encoding dihydrofolate reductase family protein, whose amino-acid sequence MRKLTYYVASTIDGFIATDDGSVDFFPVGGDHGPAITAQYPETLPTKVRESLGIDKRNRYFDTVLMGRKTHDFGVRTGTSSPYAHLKQYVVSTTLPEDPDPGVELIATDPLAKVRELKREAGLGIWLCGGGELAQVLLPEIDQIFLKLYPVLLGHGRSLFGTGPRLPDAARFRVITSRVFEDGVAFMKYSRIR is encoded by the coding sequence ATGCGCAAGCTCACGTACTACGTAGCGTCGACCATCGACGGATTCATCGCCACCGACGACGGGTCGGTCGACTTCTTTCCGGTCGGCGGCGACCACGGCCCTGCGATCACCGCGCAGTACCCCGAGACGCTGCCGACCAAGGTGCGCGAGTCGCTCGGCATCGACAAGCGCAACCGCTACTTCGACACCGTGCTGATGGGCCGCAAGACCCACGACTTCGGCGTGCGGACCGGTACGTCGAGCCCGTACGCGCATCTGAAGCAGTATGTGGTCTCGACGACGCTGCCGGAGGACCCCGATCCCGGCGTCGAGTTGATCGCGACGGACCCGCTCGCGAAGGTGCGCGAACTCAAACGCGAAGCGGGACTGGGCATCTGGCTGTGCGGCGGCGGTGAACTCGCGCAGGTGCTGTTGCCCGAGATCGATCAGATCTTCCTCAAGCTGTACCCGGTGCTGCTCGGTCACGGCCGCTCGTTGTTCGGCACGGGCCCGCGGCTGCCCGACGCGGCCAGGTTCCGGGTGATCACCAGCCGCGTCTTCGAGGACGGAGTGGCCTTCATGAAGTACAGCAGGATTCGTTAA
- the mutM gene encoding bifunctional DNA-formamidopyrimidine glycosylase/DNA-(apurinic or apyrimidinic site) lyase codes for MPELPEVEVVRRGIAEHVVGRVIDAVAITHPRSVRRHLEGAADLAARLAGLKVQSAERRGKFLWLTFDEPELSLVVHLGMSGQMLVQPADAPVEKHAHIRADLSDGTQLRFVDQRTFGGWALAPLVEVDGTAVPEPVAHIARDPLDPRFDVESVVSAIRAKQTEIKRVLLDQSVISGIGNIYADESLWRAKLHGARVASGLSRPVLRGLLADVGAVMGEALAAGGTSFDALYVNVNGQSGYFERSLAVYGREDEPCRRCGAAIRREKFMNRSSYSCPRCQVKPRPR; via the coding sequence GTGCCCGAACTTCCCGAGGTCGAGGTCGTCCGGCGCGGTATCGCCGAACACGTGGTCGGTCGCGTCATCGACGCGGTCGCGATCACCCATCCCCGCTCGGTGCGCCGTCATCTCGAGGGCGCCGCCGATCTAGCCGCGCGGCTGGCCGGACTGAAGGTCCAGTCCGCCGAGCGGCGGGGCAAATTCCTCTGGCTCACCTTCGACGAGCCGGAGCTCTCCCTGGTCGTGCATCTCGGCATGAGCGGGCAGATGCTGGTGCAGCCCGCCGACGCGCCGGTGGAGAAGCACGCGCACATCCGTGCCGATCTGAGCGACGGCACCCAGTTGCGTTTCGTCGATCAGCGCACCTTCGGCGGCTGGGCGCTCGCGCCGCTGGTCGAGGTGGACGGCACCGCGGTGCCGGAACCGGTGGCGCACATCGCCCGCGACCCGCTTGACCCGCGCTTCGACGTCGAATCCGTGGTGTCCGCGATCCGTGCCAAGCAGACCGAGATCAAACGCGTGCTGCTCGATCAGAGCGTGATCTCCGGTATCGGCAACATCTACGCCGACGAATCCCTGTGGCGGGCAAAGCTGCACGGCGCTCGGGTGGCGTCGGGCCTGTCCCGTCCGGTGCTGCGCGGCCTGCTCGCCGATGTGGGCGCGGTGATGGGTGAGGCGCTCGCCGCGGGCGGCACCTCGTTCGACGCGCTGTATGTGAACGTCAACGGTCAGTCCGGCTACTTCGAACGCTCACTGGCCGTGTACGGCCGCGAGGACGAGCCGTGCCGCCGCTGCGGGGCCGCGATCCGGCGGGAGAAGTTCATGAATCGTTCCTCCTATTCTTGCCCGCGGTGCCAGGTGAAGCCTCGCCCTCGTTAG
- the rnc gene encoding ribonuclease III has protein sequence MTERPDSAGAHASLLAALGVEVRPELLRLALTHRSYAYENGGLPTNERLEFLGDSVLGLSITERLYREHPDKSEGELAKLRASVVNMHALAEVARQLGEGGLGAHLLLGRGEELTGGRDKPSILADGMESLLGAVHLEHGIDVARAVVLRLFADLLERGPRMGAGLDWKTSLQELTAERGLGVPSYEITSTGPDHDKEFTATTMIGGQAYGQGVGRSKKEAEQKAAGTAYQALTADA, from the coding sequence GTGACTGAGCGACCCGATTCGGCCGGTGCACACGCGAGCCTGCTCGCGGCGCTCGGTGTCGAGGTGCGGCCGGAACTGCTGCGCCTGGCGCTGACGCACCGGTCGTACGCATACGAGAACGGCGGGCTGCCGACCAACGAGCGACTGGAGTTCCTCGGCGATTCCGTCCTCGGACTCAGCATCACCGAGCGGCTGTACCGCGAGCACCCGGACAAGTCCGAGGGCGAGCTGGCGAAGCTGCGCGCGAGCGTGGTGAACATGCACGCGCTCGCCGAGGTGGCCCGCCAGCTCGGCGAGGGCGGTCTCGGCGCGCACCTGCTGCTCGGCAGGGGCGAGGAGCTCACCGGTGGCCGGGACAAGCCGAGCATCCTCGCCGACGGCATGGAATCGCTGCTCGGCGCGGTGCACCTGGAACACGGCATCGATGTCGCGCGCGCGGTGGTGCTGCGGTTGTTCGCCGACCTGCTCGAGCGCGGACCCCGGATGGGGGCCGGACTCGACTGGAAGACGAGCCTGCAGGAGCTCACCGCGGAGCGCGGTCTCGGCGTGCCCAGTTACGAGATCACCTCGACGGGTCCTGATCACGACAAGGAATTCACCGCGACCACGATGATCGGCGGCCAGGCCTACGGCCAGGGCGTCGGCCGATCGAAGAAGGAAGCCGAGCAGAAGGCCGCGGGCACCGCCTACCAGGCGCTGACCGCCGACGCCTGA
- the rpmF gene encoding 50S ribosomal protein L32: MAVPKRRMSRSNTRSRRSQWKATAPTLITCPNRACGEKTLPHIACPSCGTYKGRQVTAAV, translated from the coding sequence GTGGCCGTTCCCAAGCGCCGGATGTCCCGTTCCAACACCAGGTCGCGGCGCAGCCAGTGGAAGGCCACCGCGCCGACCCTGATCACCTGCCCGAACCGCGCCTGCGGTGAGAAGACCCTGCCGCACATCGCGTGCCCGTCCTGCGGCACCTACAAGGGCCGTCAGGTCACCGCCGCTGTCTGA